The Brassica napus cultivar Da-Ae chromosome C7, Da-Ae, whole genome shotgun sequence genome has a segment encoding these proteins:
- the LOC125589852 gene encoding uncharacterized protein LOC125589852, with product MANIEKLQFPALKVTGENYVRWVTNVKPYLVIKKISEAIKVGNKSPPEHIAEAIIFLKKHLDENLTHDYGDVEDPSVLWQALKDRFDNQKEINLPHALEEWKTLRFQDFQRVRDYNSTILRIVAQLKYCGNPVTEAEMLDKTYNTFHKEHNVLSRIYRKCGYTKFSELMVTLMLAEKNDELLIKNHNSRPTGAKAFPEVNATAVEYSGRRNHTNRGRGRRFNNKRGKPYYPKSIRSNKWVRSEQPHKGKETEEDTTKKSETVCYRCGCKGHWSRTCRTPPHLCKLYQESIKGKAKEVNLTENVEGTSYLESSDFANELD from the coding sequence atggcaaacatcgagaaactccagttcccggctctaaaagtaaccggcgaaaactatgtcagatgggtcacaaatgtgaaaccttatcttgtaataaaaaagatatctGAAGCTATaaaagtcggtaacaaatcgccacccgagcatatagccgaggcgataatcttcctgaagaagcacttagatgagaatctaactcacgactatggagacgttgaggacccatctgtactatggcaagccttgaaagacagattcgataatcaaaaggaaatcaatctccctcacgctcttgaagagtggaaaaccctgaggtttcaggatttccaaagggttagagattacaattccactatcttgaggatagttgcacaattaaaatattgtggtaaccctgtcaccgaagcagaaatgcttgacaagacatacaataccttccacaaagaacacaacgtcttatcccgaatttacagaaaatgtgggtacaccaaattttctgaattgatggtaacactcatgttggctgaaaagaacgatgagttactaatcaaaaaccataattcccgacccacgggagccaaggcatttcccgaagtgaatgctacggcggtagaatattcgggaaggagaaaccataccaatcgaggtcgtggtcggcgtttcaacaacaaacgtggaaagccttactatcctaaaagtattagatctaacaaatgggttagatctgaacaacctcataaaggcaaagaaaccgaagaggataccacaaagaaaagtgagactgtatgttacagatgtggatgtaaaggacattggtcccgtacctgtcgtactcccccacatttgtgcaagttatatcaagaatccataaaaggaaaggctaaagaggtgaacctcacggaaaacgttgaagggacctcataccttgaatcctctgatttcgcaaatgagctggactag